A window from Pongo abelii isolate AG06213 chromosome 6, NHGRI_mPonAbe1-v2.0_pri, whole genome shotgun sequence encodes these proteins:
- the LOC100437158 gene encoding putative speedy protein E7 produces MDRTETSFHERGQIMGKITARHQPHPQDEQSPQWSTSGYPLQEVVDDEVSGPSAPGVDHSPPGRSFCWKRKRKWSDESEESSSEEPQKELVPEPEETWVAETLCGLKMKLKRRRVSLVLPEHHEAFNRLLEDPVIKRFLAWDKDLRVSDKYLLAMVIAYFSRAGLPSGQYQRIHFFLALYLANDMEEDDEAPKENIFYFLYGKTRSHIPLLHKRRFWLCRSMNWRARKNRSQIALFQKLRFQFFCSMRCRAWVSPEELEEIQAYDPEHWVWTRDRARLS; encoded by the exons ATGGACAGAACAGAGACTAGTTTCCATGAGAGGGGACAGATTATGGGAAAGATCACGGCCAGACATCAACCGCACCCCCAGGATGAGCAGAGCCCCCAGTGGAGCACCTCGGGGTACCCCCTCCAGGAGGTGGTGGATGATGAAGTGTCAGGACCATCAG CCCCTGGGGTAGATCACAGCCCCCCAGGTAGGTccttttgctggaaaaggaagaggaagtggTCAGACGAATCTGAGGAGTCGTCGTCGGAGGAGCCACAGAAGGAGCTCGTCCCTGAGCCTGAGGAGACCTGGGTGGCGGAGACACTGTGTGGCCTTAAGATGAAGCTGAAGCGACGGCGAGTGTCGCTCGTGCTCCCTGAGCACCACGAGGCCTTCAACAGGCTGCTTG AGGATCCTGTCATTAAAAGATTCCTGGCCTGGGACAAAGATCTGAGGGTGTCAGACAAG TATCTCCTGGCTATGGTCATAGCGTATTTTAGCCGGGCCGGCCTCCCCTCCGGGCAATACCAACGCATCCACTTCTTCCTGGCTCT CTATCTGGCCAATGACATGGAGGAGGACGACGAGGCCCCCAAAGAAAACATCTTTTACTTCCTGTACGGGAAGACCCGCTCTCACATACCCTTGCTCCATAAGCGTCGGTTCTGGTTATGCCGTTCCATGAACTGGAGGGCCAGGAAGAACCGCTCTCAGATAGCCTTGTTCCAGAAGCTTCGGTTCCAGTTCTTCTGTTCCATGCGCTGCAGGGCTTGGGTTTCCCCGGAGGAGTtggaggag ATCCAGGCTTATGACCCAGAGCACTGGGTATGGACGCGAGATCGCGCCCGCCTTTCCTAG